cagacagacgGGACGCGGCGCTTCCTCCCGGACACTTTCCAGGGAGCGCTCTgctgccatggctgcctctgggctgggcagccacttccCTGTGctcagcaatggggggagggggcaccagcactgaggatacaaaaaaaatcaaaattaaaaaccaaaaaagccccaaaagcttCGCTGCCCCCCTGCCCGCTCCCAGGACTTCCCCTgggcccctcagccccctgcccagccagaccCCCGGTCTCTGCGCCCCTCATGCCAGGGCCCCGCCTCCCTGtgttcaaatccccccccccccgcacactctgcagcccccccgcccggcggGAGCATCAGACACGGGAGGGGGGGGCGAGGCCCAGCGCCGGACACACCCGCAGCGCAGGACGGGAAGTCacagcccccctccagctccctcgcGCTGCGCTGCGGCCTCCCCCGCGCTGGGCCAACCCCGCAGCGAGTAACGGCGCCAACGGCCCCTGTCAACGGCTCCCGCCTCAGGGCGCGCGGCGCGGGGCCGGAGCACGGCCGAAAACGCAGGGACTGGGACGGGCGCGGttagaccgcgcatgcgcagcgggtCAATAACTCCGATGAGAGCCCAGCgccagggcttagctcagaccgAGGGGCTCCCCTCAGTGACGTTGTTTGCCCCGCCCCTTGCTCTGAAGCCCGAGTGACAAGCGAACCCCCGGCTGTGAGCCCCGAGTGACGTGCGATTTCCCCGCCCCCGTACGGCGTCATCAATGACGTTTATTGCCTCGCCCCTTGCTCTCCCGCCCGGGAGTGACGGGCTGCCCCAGAGACACTGAGGGCGCGGGGGAGAGATTCggcaggggccggggcaggggctcCACGAACCAATCAGAACGCGGAGCCTCAGTGACGTCACCGggccccgcctcctggcgcgAGACACGgacccgcccccccgcccagAACCTGCAGGCGCGCGCGGAGCCCGGGCCCAGAACGTATCACCCCGGCTGGGCCGAGATACGCGGCACGTGCGCGGGGgccgggccctgggccggggcaggGAGCGCCTGGGACTACCCCCACCCAAATCCTCCATGCAACCGTGAcacccccacaaccccccccccgtgaccgtgacacccccctgaccctccacaacctccccagcgAACGTGACACCCCCTGTGAGCCCCCTGCAACCCCCCTGCaacccccccacaacctcccctgagATTGTGACActccctgcgagccccccgcaacctcccctgcaactgtgacacccccctgcgagccccccgcaacctcccctgcgatcATGAAATTCCCCGTGCAAGCCCCACCCTACACCTCCCATTCAAGCTCTCAGCCCCCCTTGCGAGCCCCTTACAATCCTCCCTATggggccccccacagccctccctgtGAGCCCACCACACTCCCTCCGAACCTCGCACTTCATCCCATGGGGCTTTGACAGAAGTGTCCTGGGCTCTCACTGGgagatccctgttctgttcatttcctctggggcacctgcatagggcactgggcagacaggacactgggctggaggggcttttgatctgacccagcctGGTCACTTCTATTGACACTGAGGCTCCTTTAGAATGAGCCAGAGCAGCCTTAGCACACATCAGAATCGGGCCCCTGAAACATGGATTCCAGCTGGAATAAGTGTTTGGCCTGAGAATTGGATGTCACTGGGCTTGAAGGGAGCAGATGCCAGCGAACCTTGATTTCACTGTCCACTCACAAAcccaggaaaaaaatctttccattcATAGTAACTGAAAGTTACACACACGCCCAGAAAGAACTGAGGCAGCTTGAAAACTTCTTAGAGTTCAAGGACTTGAATTAGTCTGTCTTGGGAGTCACACTGACAATTTGTGGTTTAATAATAAAGATTGTACTGTTTGAATCTCAGTGTCTGTCACTGAATAGTTACTGTCTGAGCTGAGtattgcctgcccctccccctagcatTTCCCACTGCTGTGAAAATTGAACATGGTAAAACTGTGCAACCCAGAGCATGTAACTAGATACATATAAATACTCAACTATTACTTTGTGTGTCCACATCAAACACAATGAATTCTGCATAAGCCTCACTCTGGCTCCTTACATGCACAGTTCTGGGAGCTGATCAGCCCAGCCTGGTGGATTCTGGGAAACGTGATGCCCCAGGACCCTCCACACCAGCCCAGGGGTGggtgccagggccagagccctagTGGGACATTGCTCACCAAAGCCTCCAGTGCTGTGTTGTCCTCATTGGCTCCTTCCAATCCAGCAAACAGCCTGAGTCAGCTCCAGGGAGGGGCACAGCCAGTTGTAGCTGGAGACAGGGCAAAGGCTGAGCTCAGGAAATTGAAACTAATtctgttccccagcccagaggagCCATGGCTGCAGCGAGCCCGGTGAAAAGCCTGCAGGAGGAAGCgacctgtcccctctgcctggagtatttcaaGGACCCGGTGGTTacagcctgtgggcacaatttctgccGCACCTGCCTCAGCCGGTGCTGGGAGGGTCCCAACCCAGCCGCCTCCTGCCTGCAGTGCAGGGActcggtgcagcagggccccctCCGGCCCAACAGGCAGCTGGCAAACATGGTAGAACTAGTCAAACAGCTGAGCCTGCAGGCAGTGAAAGGGGCGGGCAGGGACGGGGTGTGTGAGGAGCATCAGGAGGCGCTGAAGCTGTTTTGTGAGGAGGATCAAGCCCCCATCTGCGTGATCTGCAGAGAGTCCCGGGCTCACCGCGCGCACACGGTGCTGCCCATAGCggaggctgcccaggagtacaaggtagggaACTGCTGCCCTGTCTGCTGGGAATTACTCTGGGTTTTAGTCACTGGCTAATTTCCCTGACTCTTCCTGGAAGAAAAGAAATGCTCTGGTCAGGGGGCAACTGAGGCAACAGAGCAAGTCCTTAAAGACACCGACTGAGGGAAATTTCTCTGAGATGCTCAGCAGAATCCCCAGTTCCTTGGGGAAATGAGGGGCCGTTACCCAATGGGAGGGGTATGGGTCAGCAGCAGGCTGGCTATGGgactgtgctgccttcagactgGAGAAGGGGGGTTACAAGCGGCTGTTGCTACAGATTTATTGCTAGAATTTATTGTTACTTGTATTTGCATCACAGTCGCCCTGACAGATCCCACGTGAGATCCGGGCTCTGCACAAAACCCAGCCGGggacaatccctgccctgagcagttTACAATCTAGGAAGACAAAATGTGgagagggaaattgaggcacaaaggCTCAGGAGTCACTCAGTGAGTGAGTGGCAGAGTTCAGCATGGAACCCCAGTTTCTCCAGACCGAGTCCATGAGTTTAACCACTAGGCCATATTGCTTTCTCAACTGCAGTGATGAAATGTGTGAGTTAGGAGGGAAAGACGCCTTGCTATGGgcccaggcccagcagggagaggcggtttcccactgggatgctgaactcctgggctgctccatgaggggttaaactcagatgctGCAGCCGACACTAGATGAGGTCACAGGGCTGGATGCTGCGTGGGATCTGGAGCGCCTTGAGTCCACCCACAGCACCACTCCAGGCAGCACAGGGTTATGGCAGGCACCACTGGGATCAGACTGGGATGGAACAAAACTACCCCCAGGCGGGAGCTGCCCGGTGCCAGTCTGACCTGTGCCAGTGGGTAGCTGGGCACGGACCAGCCAGCGAGGTTCTGTTAGTCCCACCAGGCAACCTGTGGGaatctcccagaatgcactgctgccGGGAGCTGTACCAGGGACTGGGGCAGCAGGTACCTGCCCAGAGGGCATTGCTCTAAAAAGGGTTTAGGGCAGTGCTGGGGCAAACCTGAACCCTACTTACTACAAATCAACCTATTTAATTACGGGGGCCACTGAAGCATCCCCAGAGCACAGGACATGCTCACGTCTACctgcccaggcccaccctcaaCGCTTGGTTGGCCTCTGTGggcctgtccctgcctctgtcaGACCATCCCCACCTACGTCATTCTGTGTGGAggtgccaccccctcctgcccccaccctcacaggtgtcctgctgcagtctcagtctcctcctgtccctttCTCACCAGACAAAGCCACGGCCTGGGCTGAGTCCCCTCCGGGCAGGAACAGAGCCCCACAGAACTGGGACTGTGCAGCGTAAAGCCTGACAAATGGCCTTGTGACGGGCTGGTCCCGTCACCCTTGCTGAGCCCAGGCAAGTGCTGGCTATGTTGCCGCGCATGCATGGTAAGCCGGCGGCTGCTTTTAAGTGCGGCACCGgcacacctgggggtgggggtgtgcctgcggggagcagagcggggcagaAGAGGCCGAGGCATTGGGAGGATGGGGGCAACCCACCAGAGGCAGAAGAGGGCACCACAGGAACACGGCAGGAGAGCCAGGGCAGCCGAACCCACAATCGTCCTGCTCCGTCCCCAAGAAGACAGAGGGCACGCAGGAGGCGgcgacatggagccagagccagaaccGGAGGGGGCCAAGGCTGTAAAGGCTCAGCGAAGGGGCACCAGCCAGGAGGCGAGCGGAAGTCGCCCGAATCCCGAGGAACCCCCACGGCCGGAAGAGGTGACTAGCCCCCTCCTCTGAACAGAGCGCTGGGACGCGACGACACCTAGATCCATGGAGCAAAGGGCACCCAACATCGCCGAAACAGCCTGTAGTAGAGGTAGGAAAGGGGCCCGGATAGAGGAGCACCTGTAGGAGGAGCGACTTCCAGCAGTAGCCCTGAGAAGGGCGGCAAGGAACAGACATTTAGGACCTCGCCAGCCAGGTAAAGGCCGGACATCGTACCCTTCTGGTCCTGAGGAAGAGAAGACGCTCAGGAGTACAGGAGAGCCCAAGCACCCCTACACCACGCCCGTAGTGTGGGAGGCGATCCGCCCACAGGAGGATTGGCGAGAGATAGACTTTGGGGACAGGGACTGAGAACTCAATGGGCCCTGGGTGAAAGCGGGAGGATTCTGGTCATATCGGGGCCACCCCGATATAGGGGAACCCAGCATGCCCTACAGGCCTAGAGCAAACCGTCagtgggcaggggagagcccCTCCGTGAACTTAACgcgagcctgccctgccccacaatcCTCCGGGGCTAAGAGGGTAGGGGGGGTGGTCGACCCCTGACAGGCCTCCTCAGGCCCTCagacgggggaagggagggagacagaagagcCTGGTGATCTGCCCAGGGGCCCATTGACGTTGCTCTGCTGAGCCTCCCTACAACTaatgggctggccctggggccaaGCCTAGCTGTGTCCAACCAGCGCAGCCCccagagctgagctcccagcccctgttTAAGCCGTGGTGGCTCTTGGGATTGGCGTCTCTTAGCTATTTCAATCCCCTCACACAGAGATGTGTTGATTCACCCCCAGTGCGAGTCAGGGCCGGTTCTGGGCTGCGCTGCCAATTGTTTCACACACACCAACAACGCGCGCTGATAACTGAGCTCTCTCTCGAACTACTAAACAGACTCAACCTGCCTCGGTAACAGACAGATTCTGACACACTCCCAGGATGTATTAATAAGGTTTCATCTGCTTGGGGGCCCTGATGTCACACAGCGACTGGGACCAACAGtcactggggctgtgggtgggaaaACGCcccgttccccacccctctcagccTCACAATGAAACCTCCCGGCTCATTTCTGTTTCCTCAGGGGAAAATCcaggcccatttgaagactctgcgggaagagagagaaaagctgctgggatggaaagcgacgggggaggggagaagtcaggagtatctggtaggtgcctgtggCTATGGACCGGCAGGGGGAGGTCTGAATGTTGGGCAgcagctcaggagagattcaaatgctgcccagctgattagcagaatgttcACAGCTACATTTTGTttcaactggtggtgcacatttacatGCCTTGGTGAACActgaaaaatgtattccacacatggatggagaagattAAAGAGAACACTGATGCTGAGATCTGTCCCCTGCAGCTCTGGGTGTGATTTTCCAGAACCCAAGAATAACAGAACTTGCtacccatggcaggcagggaaccgTCCCTTTTAGAGGGACACATGGGCCAAACAGGAAACTGAGGGATGCCTCAGTCTAGTTCCCAGAGATGGTATTACAggttctcaggctctgcccatgcccctgaccagccctttccctgttttcacacagaaacagacacaagctGAGAGGAAGAAGATTGTGGcagagtttcagcagctgcggcagttcctggaggaacaagagcgactcctgctggcccagctggagcagttggATGAGGAAactgggaggctccagactgacactgtcaggaaactcTCTGTGCAGATTTCCCATCTCAGTGAGCAGatcggtgagctggaggggacgtgtcagaagtcagcaagtgaattcctgcaggtgagactgagggagaaacatcccagctccccacacagggaagggaggctcctgaatcacaagtgATGGAGTCCAGCTgtcagatctgggtgtaactcaGCGGGTGCGTTGCTGCCATGtgagtgactgttgtgctttgcagagtcacaggcacagacctattagagatggcaaagccccatttgcTTAGGGGATCCATggccctggagccagggcagggcctctcttcccatgtttgcaaaatccctttCCTGGGTCCTGTGTGTCTCGATaggggctgagattcttttctctctcccctctaggATGTCAGAAGCACCTTGAGCAGGTAGGTGTCTCTCACTCCTCTCACACTGCACAGCGCAGGGAtagagcttggagctgatgttggcaccacatttccccagggccctgcagccagatgtgagggGTTGGTCACAGGCTGGGCACAAATCTCTGATCAGCGTCAGCCTGCggctctcccctggcccagcagactctggaattctccATTGAGGGCACAGTCTGAGCTCAAGTGTCTcctggagctgtcacctccctggggactggctgcctcagggctgtggggtgggacatgggcctgtcactgctgggcactgggcacagtcagcccagggcagcagggacccagagtctgtcccacccgagggctgtttggagacctgtgggaatgggctggggaggggggagctggtgtctcagtctagtccctagtgggcagattcctacagcccttcccctgggaacctcctgccccTCAGCGCCTGGAGGCCAAGGGGTGAGTTGGCCGTGGAGACTCAGTTCCCCTTTTGTGCCCCAGctggtctccccaggccagagctgCAGGCTGTTAATGGACCTTTGAGGGGACGTTGCAGGGCCAAGGGCTGCGCTGCCCCTGCTCTTGGACTGGGAGAACTGGAGGATTCGAACTccaggcccagcagagcagcGACTCACTGGCCAGAGCTGGAGAACTGAGTCACTCGGTGCAGTGTCCCCATGTGACGTTGTCTCTTCCCAGGTGTGAGATGGGGCCGTTCCAGCCACCAGAGGAGATTTCTCTTGAACTGGGCGAGCGAGTCAGAGGTTTCTCCCAGATAACAACTGCGCTGTCGGAGATGCTGAGGCAGTTCACAGGTACCGAgaatggatgggggaggggaaagtgagtGAAGTATCTGAGCCCAGGGTAAGAGACCGATGCTGGTCATTTGGTTCCTCGTTAGATGAAGTTTCTGTTGAATTGTGAGGTGAGAATGGCACCCACTTGCCGTCCCAGACACTCAGGTGATTCATTGAACCTTATTTGTTCCAAAAGCCACTTTGTAATAACAGCAACTGTTAGAGCACAAAATGGccaacacagacagacaaacgcaCAGCTCCgtgctgctctctgcagagacgctgaGTATACAGACCCCATGGATCACAGGTAGAGCCAGGAGTTCACACACTCTGAACCTTCTGCTCGTGTCAAAGGGACCCAAGTGGGTGAAGTTACTTTGAGGCCAAAAtctttgcaggatctgggcctagGCTGTGACAAATGTCAGGAAGTGAATGAGCCAAACCCAGTGAAGGCttcagggtgggggtgaggggatgtTGAGGAGAAAGCGAATCTCTTCACAGACTGTCCTGGGCTggctgtgaggctgcagggaCGTTGGTTCCTTTGCTGggagatgaacaagttttctctctcctccttatgacacccttttagatatctgaaaactgctatcatgtcccccctcaatcttctcttttctaaactaaacaaacccaattccttcagtcttccctcataggtcatgttctctagacctttaatcattctcgttgctcttctctggaccctctccaatttctccacatccttcttgaaatgcggtgcccagaactggacacaatactccaattgaggcctaaccagcgcagagtagagcggaacaatgacttctcgtgtcttgctcacaacacacttgttaatgcatcccagaatcatgtttgctttctttgcaacagcatcacactgctgacccatattcaacttgtggtccactctaacccctagattgctttctgccgtactccttcccagacagtcgcttcccattctgtatgtatgaaattgattgttccttcctaagtggagcactttgcatttgtctttattaaacttcatcctatttacgtcagaccatttctccagtttgtccaggtcattttgaattatgaccctatcctccagattagtcgcaacccctcccagcttggtatcatctgcaaacttaataagtgtactttctataccaatatctaaatcgtttatgaaaatattgaacagagccggtcccaaaacggACCCCTGCGgatccccacttgttatgcctttccagcaggattgtgaaccattaataacaactctctgaatacggttatccagctacttatgcacccaccttatagtagccccaactaagttgtatttacctagtctATTTATAagactatcatgcgagaccgtatcaaacaccttagtaaagtctaggtataccacatccaccgcttctcccttatccgcaagactcattatcctattaaagaaagctatcagattggtttgacatgatttgttctttacaaatccatgctggctgttccctatcaccttgccactttccaagtgtttacagatgatttccttaattacttgctccattatcttccctggcacagaagttaaattaactggtctgtagtttcctgggttgttcttatttcccttttcatagatgggcactagatttgcccttttccagtcctctggaatctctcctgtctcccatgattttccaaagatgatagctagaggctcagatacctcctctatcagctccttgagtattctaggatgcatttcatcagccctggtgacttgcaggcatctaacttttctaggtggtttttaacttgttcttttttattttaccttctaaaactacccccttcccactagcattcattatgttaggcattcctacagacttctcggtgaagaccgaaacaaataaatcattgagcatctctgccatttccaagtttcctgttactgtttttccctcctcactgaccagtgggcctaccctctccttggtcttcctcttgcttctaatgtatttataaaaagtcttcttgtttccctttattccggtagctagtttgagctcattctgtgcctttgtctttctaatcttgcccctgcattcctgt
This genomic window from Pelodiscus sinensis isolate JC-2024 chromosome 31, ASM4963464v1, whole genome shotgun sequence contains:
- the LOC112545428 gene encoding zinc finger protein RFP-like, with translation MAAASPVKSLQEEATCPLCLEYFKDPVVTACGHNFCRTCLSRCWEGPNPAASCLQCRDSVQQGPLRPNRQLANMVELVKQLSLQAVKGAGRDGVCEEHQEALKLFCEEDQAPICVICRESRAHRAHTVLPIAEAAQEYKGKIQAHLKTLREEREKLLGWKATGEGRSQEYLKQTQAERKKIVAEFQQLRQFLEEQERLLLAQLEQLDEETGRLQTDTVRKLSVQISHLSEQIGELEGTCQKSASEFLQDVRSTLSRCEMGPFQPPEEISLELGERVRGFSQITTALSEMLRQFTDTLPSALERARGKSLGAFKPVTVTLDPDTAHSRLVLSEDGKHVRWEPIRQPLPDNPERFDSVSCVLGREGFTSGRHCWEVEVGDERDWAVGVARESVSRKGGISRSPEGGIWAVQWLGCQFRALTSPVTSLPLSSPHRIRVCLDCDRGQVTFIDAGTEAPIFTFPPGSLPGERIRPWLWVGMGSQLSLRP